In the genome of Bradyrhizobium sp. CB3481, the window TGTGGAGCATAGCGATGGCGCCACCGAGATCGGCAAGCTGTCGGCCGAAGCTGTTGTCCGCGAATATGAGGCGGCAGCGAAAGACATCGAGACGCTGGGCGAGGAACTGACCGAGCGGGCCAAGCAATGCGAAGCCATGATGCGCGAGGCGCTAGTGGTGACCGACGAGCTGAAGGAAACCGCGAAACGCTACCGCGCAGAGGCCAAACGCGTCTTCGATCAGATCGAGAGCTGTTCGCTGCTGACGGCGGAAGTCCGAAAGATCTGCGAAGACATGAAGGACAGGCTCGCTGCTCCGGCCAAGGCCGAAGCCAAATCCGACATGTAGGACGGGCCTGCCCGGCCTCTCTACTCGGCTATGCGCTCCCGCAATCGCTGCGCATAGACGTTGATGATCAGCGCCGCGAGCAGGATCAGGCCGCGGATCAAGGTTTTCAGAAACTCTCGATGGTGACGTGTTCGAGCCGGTTGTCGAGGACGCCGACACGAGCCGGCTGTGATATTTCTCCGTGCCATCTCGGCCATTTTGCAGTAGGCTTTAAGCACCTGGTGCTCTGAAGGCGAGAGCCGGGAGGCGCCCATGGACGTCGCGGCCTGGCTGTGTGGTCTGGGGCTAGGACAGTACGAACAGGCGTTCCGGGAGAACGACATCGATGCCGAGGTCCTCATGGACCTTACGGCTGAGGATCTGATCGGACTCGGCATCGCCTCGATCGGCCATCGCCGCAAACTGCTCGCCGCCATTGCAGCCTTGCGCGCGACCTCGCCTGCCACGGCCGCATCCGCCGCAGTTTCGGAGAAGGCCTGGTTGGCACCCGAGGCGGAGCGCCGCCAGCTCACCGTGATGTTTGTCGACCTGGTCGATTCGACTGCGCTTGCGGCGCGGCTCGATCCGGAGGAAATGGCCGACGTACTGCGGACCTATCAGAACGCGGTGGCGGGCGCGATCGCGCGGTTCGAAGGGCACGTGGCGAAGTACATGGGAGATGGTGTGCTGGCCTATTTCGGCTATCCGCGCGCCCATGAGGATGAAGCCGAACGCGCGATGCGGGCCGGTCTCGCCGCGGTCGCGGCGGTGCACAGCCTGGGACCTGCGCATGGCGAGACGTTGGCGACCCGTGTCGGGATCGCGACCGGCCCGGTGGTTGTCGGCGAGTTGATCGGCGAAGGCGCTGCGCGCGAGGAGACGGTGGTCGGCGACACCCCGAACCTCGCGGCGCGGCTGCAAACCCTGGCCGAGCCAGATACGGTGGTGATTTCCGCCCGCACCCGGGAGCTCGTTGGCGGCCTATTCGTACTGGATGAGCTTGGCCTGCAGATCTTAAAGGGCTTTCCCGTTCCGGTGCGAGCATGGCGGGTGATCGGGGAGGGTGCCGCCGAGAGTCGGTTCGAGGCGTTGCATGGCGCAGGCCTGACGCCACTTGTCGGTCGCGAGAATGAGATCGGCCTGCTTCTCGAGCACTGGGAGCGAGCCAAGGAAGGTGAGGGCCAGGTGTTGCTGCTGGCAGGCGAGCCCGGCATCGGCAAATCGCGCCTCGTGCGGGCGCTGCGCGGACGACTTGAAAATGAGCCGCATACGCCCCTGAGCCATTACTGCTCACCGCACCATCAGACCAGCCCGCTTCACCCCGTGATCGGCCTCTTGGAGCGGGCGGCAGGCTTCGCCGCGGACGATGCCGCCGCAACGAGGCTCGACAAGCTCGAGTCGCTGCTTGCGCTATCGACGGACGATGTGGCCGGGGTGGCCCCGCTGCTCGCGGCACTGCTGTCGCTCGATACGAATGCGCGCTACCCGCCGCTCGACATGAGCCCGCATCGGCAGAAGGAGCGGACGCTCGAGGAACTGGTCGATCAGGTTTTAGGCCTCGCAAGGCGCCGGCCGGTCCTGGCCCTCTACGAGGACGTGCACTGGGCAGATCCGACCTCGCTCGAGCTACTCGATCTTCTGGTCGATCGGGTGCAGGGCGCCTCGGTGCTGGTCCTTATCACCTTCCGGCCCGAGTTCGCGCCGCCGTGGATACGCTGCGCCCATGTCACCATGATGACCCTAAACCGGTTGAGCCGCCGGCAGGGCGCGGCCATGGTCGCGCGGCTGAGCGGCGGCAAGGCGTTGCCCCCTGTGGTGCTTGACCAGATCGTCGCCAAGACCGACGGCGTGCCGCTGTTCGTCGAAGAGCTGACACGGACGGTGCTGGAGGCCAATCTGCTCCGCGACGAGGGCGACCACTACGCGCTGGCCGGGCCTCTGCTGTCGATGGCGATCCCAGCCACGCTTCAAGAGTCGCTGTTGGCCCGGCTCGACCGGCTTGCCCCGGCCCGAGAGGTGGCCCAGGTCGGGGCTGCTATTGGCCGGGAATTCTCGCACGAACTGCTCGCCATGGCGGCGGCGCTGCCGCAGAGCGACCTGCAGGCGGGATTGGATGACCTCGTCGGTTCAGGCTTGGTCTTCCGGCGCGGCACGCCGCCTCAGGTGACCTACAGCTTCAAGCATGCGCTCGTGCAAGACGCCGCCTATGCGACCTTGGTGCGGGCGAAGCGGCAACGCTTGCACGCTCGGATCGCTGCCGCGCTCGAGCAGCATTTTCCGGAGACGGTGCAGGCGCAGCCCGAACTTCTGGCCCATCATTTCATGGAGGCGGGGCTGGCTGAACGGGCGATCGACTATTGGCTGAGAGCGGGACAGGCAGAGATCGCGCGCTCGGCCACGGCAGAGGCGATCACGCAACTGAGCAAAGGGCTCGAGTTGATCCCGGCTCTCACTAACGACGCCGCACGATGGAGGCAGGAACTCGAACTGCAAGTTGCCCTCGGTGTCGCGCTGATGGCAGCGAAGGGCTGGGCCGCACCGGAGGTCGGGCGGGCCAACGCACGGGCCCGAGACTTGTGCGAGCGCCTCGGCGACACCTCGCGGTTCTTCCCTGTTCTCTATGGGAAGTGGGTTTTTCACGTCGTGAGGGCGGAGCTCGAGGCCGGTCGAACTGCAGGCGAGGATTTACTCCACCGTGCCCAGGAACAGAACGATGCTGCCGCCGAAACCGTTGGCAACCGCATCGTCGGAACCGCTGAATTGCTTCGCGGCGAGTTAGGGGCTGCCCGCGCTCATTTGGAGCGGACGCTCGCTCTCTACGATCCGGCCGCACATCGGTCGCTCGCCTTCCTTTTCGCGCAAGATCCCCGCGTGGCGGGACTGTCCGTTCTGTCCTGGGGACTGTTCGCGCTC includes:
- a CDS encoding adenylate/guanylate cyclase domain-containing protein, translating into MDVAAWLCGLGLGQYEQAFRENDIDAEVLMDLTAEDLIGLGIASIGHRRKLLAAIAALRATSPATAASAAVSEKAWLAPEAERRQLTVMFVDLVDSTALAARLDPEEMADVLRTYQNAVAGAIARFEGHVAKYMGDGVLAYFGYPRAHEDEAERAMRAGLAAVAAVHSLGPAHGETLATRVGIATGPVVVGELIGEGAAREETVVGDTPNLAARLQTLAEPDTVVISARTRELVGGLFVLDELGLQILKGFPVPVRAWRVIGEGAAESRFEALHGAGLTPLVGRENEIGLLLEHWERAKEGEGQVLLLAGEPGIGKSRLVRALRGRLENEPHTPLSHYCSPHHQTSPLHPVIGLLERAAGFAADDAAATRLDKLESLLALSTDDVAGVAPLLAALLSLDTNARYPPLDMSPHRQKERTLEELVDQVLGLARRRPVLALYEDVHWADPTSLELLDLLVDRVQGASVLVLITFRPEFAPPWIRCAHVTMMTLNRLSRRQGAAMVARLSGGKALPPVVLDQIVAKTDGVPLFVEELTRTVLEANLLRDEGDHYALAGPLLSMAIPATLQESLLARLDRLAPAREVAQVGAAIGREFSHELLAMAAALPQSDLQAGLDDLVGSGLVFRRGTPPQVTYSFKHALVQDAAYATLVRAKRQRLHARIAAALEQHFPETVQAQPELLAHHFMEAGLAERAIDYWLRAGQAEIARSATAEAITQLSKGLELIPALTNDAARWRQELELQVALGVALMAAKGWAAPEVGRANARARDLCERLGDTSRFFPVLYGKWVFHVVRAELEAGRTAGEDLLHRAQEQNDAAAETVGNRIVGTAELLRGELGAARAHLERTLALYDPAAHRSLAFLFAQDPRVAGLSVLSWGLFALGYPEQAQAKIEQALTDAKELSHRNTLGYALLYGCILSQLRHDKDEARDRANALITLAAEQDAPHFLGAGIIIRGWTLGEAGDFGTGIAQIRDGLAMWQATGAGFLVPYFRSLLAEVHGRSGAVNEGLDLITEALDRAEETSEEWFEAELHRIMGELTLRLPKPDPIAAEAQFGQAAATARQQGAKLWELRAATSLARLWREQGRRGEAHDLLAPLYSQFTEGFGTPDLQAANAILRETTASSEPRMDPKCQ